TGAAATAATAGTTTTCCCCTTCCTTATAGAGAAATTGCATCTCTTTCTCTTCCATCTCGGGGACCTCTGCCTTGTCGCCTGACCTGAATGTTCTGTCAAGGACGTTTCCACTGATAAGGCTTTTCAGGCGTGTTCTCACAAAGGCTCCGCCCTTACCCGGTTTTACATGCTGAAAATCAACGATCACAAAGGGCTCATTATCCTGGAGAATCCTCAACCCTTTCCTGAACTCCGACGTTGAAACAACCATCATTCCCTCCTTCTCCTGCCACGAATATTCACGTACAATAACTCAGGATCCATCCTTTCATCGATAGGCTACCGGATCGTAAGCGCGTCTTTCCTGATCTTTGTAATGA
The sequence above is a segment of the Syntrophorhabdaceae bacterium genome. Coding sequences within it:
- a CDS encoding elongation factor P; amino-acid sequence: MMVVSTSEFRKGLRILQDNEPFVIVDFQHVKPGKGGAFVRTRLKSLISGNVLDRTFRSGDKAEVPEMEEKEMQFLYKEGENYYF